The sequence GGATCGTTGCCGGGCAGGCTGAAAACTAGCGGGGGGCCGCTCTGCCAATACTATGCGAGATAGTACTGGGGTGGAATTGGGCTGTCAACGGGCAGTTTGGCGAACAGTCAGCGGTGAGAACTCGCTACCGGCAAACCTTTCTAAGCTCCTCAGGTCAGTCGTTGGCGACTTTGCGGTGAGGTTTGACGGCGAGGCAACGGGAAAAGATTTGCGATACCTGCTGCACTTGCTCCTCGCTCAGCCGGACAGACCCGCCGAGCTTCTTGGTGAGTGCCTGGTTAATGTCGGGGAGGGGATGTCCGTGGAGCAAGCTCATCAATTGCGTCCATTCCTGGGCGACGGCGGTGCGTTCACCGGTGTCCGCATCTTCGCAGAACTGATCGGCGGCATCGACCGGAGTACCGTATTCATCGGCAACGTCTTCGTGGAAGTATCCGCGCAGGAAAGAGCGGAGCGCAGGAAAGTTGGCGGCAGTAATTTCTGGTTTTGGGTTGGAGTCGGGATTCATGAGCGACACTCCGGGTAGGACGTCAGGACGTAAAAGCTGGGTGCAGCATATTTCAAGACGACGACGGCATGCGAGCAGGAGCGAGACTCGCTCTCTCCGCGGTTAATGGTCCGTCCAATGGGCTGCTGGCTGTCATAGTCGAGAACCAGGTTCGGACGTCCGCCCGAACGATCGAGCCAGCGCTGAATGCGGTCCTGGGAGACGGCAAGGGCTGCGCCGATCGCATGTTCGGCGGTGGGCCGGTCGGTGTAAGTAGACGCTCCTGAAATATTGCGTTCGTGTTGCAGGCGCTCGCGGAGTTGCTCGTCGGTGCGCCCTACATGTTTGCGAAGCACATGGCCGCCGGCGGTTTCGTCCTGGCTCAAGTCGCGAGGAGAGCCCTGCCAGAACTCGGCGCGGGCTTCTGTTCGCTTCGCTGGAGTGGAAGCGGGAGCGTTGGTTGGTGGCAACTCACAGGAGGCAGCGCCCAACGCTAACAGCGCAGCCGCGCAAAATAAGAATCGGTGTGCCATTCAGCCCCGGGAGAAAGCAATCTGAAGCGTTCCGAGATTGTGCTCCCAAAGTAGGCGCATGGGCAAGTCCGGAAGGAAAGTTAGCGACTTATGACAAAGAAGGGACGGCGGGGGAAGCCGTCCCTTTCTGACTTGAGTAGTGCCATGTAGCTTGTATAGACCAGCAAGCTACTGCTTTGTTGTCGAAGACGCCTGCGGTGCAAGTCTCGGTGCGATCGAAGGCAGCAGATCCGCATTCGCAGCGTTGCCCGCTTCGGCAATCCACTCCCAAACGCGCCGTCCTTTTCCATTGGGAAAAGTCCGCACCTCGGCGTAGCCGACCAGGCGGTTGAATACGGTAGTCACCGATGCGATCGGATCCTTGTGGTGCTCGACCAGTTCGGGGAAACGCCGTAGCAGTTCGCGGTGGCCTTGGCGTGCTTCCAGTGGCACGCTTGACTCCATCAGGACGACGCGACAGGCACGCGTGAATCCAGTTTGCTTGCGGGAACTGGCGCGTCCGAGTAGCCGGGTTACTTCAGCCGTGAGTGCGTCTTCGCCAAACACTTTTGCCAGACACACCATCGTCTGTCGAACCGTGCCGATCCGTTTCATGATGTCGGCACGCTGGAGCAGCAACTGGCGAAGTTCTATTTCCGCCGCGGCGATTACCTCCTGAACATGTTCGTGGCGCAGAGGCATGGGCTGCGGGACGTTGGTAGCGGTGCTCATAAATTCCCCCTTTACGGATGAAGTTACGGTTACGGTTTCGTTCCTTCGGCAGCCTCACGCGATTCCGACGAGCGATGGCGGGCAACGAAAAGACGATGATTGGCGTTCGCTGGATAAATGTGATGGCCCTCGGAGGCATTTTGTTGCCAGACCTCAATGAGTTCGTGCCGTCCACCAACCGAATAGAACCTCAGCTTGCTGGTGGCTGGGGCTGAAGACGACTCAATCTCATTGGTGAATGTGGACGCGACAGTTTGCCCGCGCGCGTCCCGCAAGACCAGGAAATGCTGCATCGGCTGGGTTAGAGAGTAGTCGCCCGGCTGGAAGGTTCGGTCTCCCAGGCTGAATTCAAATGGGATGTTTACTTTGATCACGGCTGTTGATTGCGCGAGCACGTTTCCGGCTGAGTACACAACAAACAGCAAAAGTGATGTCAATGTCCGCTTCATTGCCTGCTTCATAGAGCCTCCTAAGTCGGTCCTGCTGGGTAACTTGCAGTTGGCAGAGTGACGCGAAAGTTTTCGCATCGCACTCCGTTTCTTGCCGTCAAATAGCTTGGGGCAAGTTAGAAATTGGACGACGTCCAGGGGCGTGGCGAACCGTGGTTTGTTTTCATCGCGCCGATGAAGGTTGGTCATAGGTGGATGTGAATCTGGAAATCCGGCATTTGAAGCTGCTGGCTGCCGTCGCGGAAGAAGGCAGCGTCACAGCCGCAGGCAAGAGATTGCACCTGACACAGTCCGCGCTCAGTCACCAGTTGCGGGATGCGGAAGAGCGGCTTGGGACCGCACTTTTTCTGCGCCTCGGTAAGCGCATGGCTCTGACCGCAGCGGGAACCATGCTGGTGGAAGCCGCACACCGCATCCTGAAAGACCTCAAAGACGCGGAGTCGCAGGTGCTCGCGCTCAACGGAGAGAGTCATGGTGTAATCCGGCTGAGCACCGAGTGCTACACCTGCTATCACTGGCTACCGCCGGTACTGTCGAGCTTTCATGCCCTGTATCCCAACGTAGAAATTTCCATCGACATGGCAGCGACGAATCGTCCGGCGGAAGAGTTGCTGGCGGGCAATCTGGATGTTGCGGTGATGTATTGTCCGCCCGAGCACAAGAATCTGCAGGTAGCGCCGCTGTGCGACGATGAATTGCTGGTCGTGATGTCGCCGAAACACCGGCTGGCGGCGCGACGGCGCATACAGCCCCAGGATCTTGAAGGAGAGACGCTGCTCTGCTATCCGCCGCGGGACGAGAGCACTTTGCTTTTGAAAGTGCTGCAACCGGCCGGCGTCACTCCCGGCCGCATCATGGAGATTCCACTTACGGAAGCGATTGTGGAGATGGTTGCGGCCGGCGCCGGGGTCGCATTCTTGGCGGAATGGTCAGTGGCGCCGCATCTGGAAAGCAAGAAGATTGTCGGCCGGACGCTCGGTGACCTTGGCTTTCACCGATGCTGGTATGCGGTGACTTTGCGCAACCGGCCTGAGGTTGCGTACATGACTGAGTTTCTGAACCTGCTCACTCTCAACGGCGCAAAGTACATGGACAGCATGCACGTGAGTGCGGCTGCCTTATAGCTCCACCCATCAGGGCGATGGAGCGTCGGCGACTGTGCTACTTGCCGGCCACCATCGCTTTGGATCCCAGTCCGATCAGCCGCTTCATTTTTTCGACGAGCCAGGCTACTTCCTGATGGTTGGGGATGGTTCGTCCGAGAGTTATTTTCTTCCCGTTGCTCAGGGTGAGTTCGATGTCGTAGTAGGGTGTGCCCGTCGAACCGCCCTGCTGGCTCCTGATTGCGCTGCTGATGGAAGCGATTTCCGCAAACGCGAATCGGCGAAGCCTGCCGACTCCGAGAAAGCCTGCCTGCAAGAGCAACTCCCCTTTGCCGATTCCGACACGGGTTGTGCCCAGCCACATCTGCGCGCAAATATAGAGGAGAAGGAAAGTGAAGAATCCAAAAACGATCGGAAAGAAAACGGGGGCGCGCGAACCCGCAAGGAAGTAAGTGGCCGCGCCGAAAATCAGCAGGAAAACCGATGTCCCGCTTGCGAACCCCTTGTTGCGTCCTGCGGGGAAATAGAACTCGATGCCCTCCGCGGTCTCCGTGATCACCACCGTGAGAGCGCTGGGTCGACTGGTCTGCGGAGTTGCATCAATGCTGTTGTCGGGATCGGGGGCCGTAGGCGTCTGCGCGGTGCGGAAGACTGGCACTTCGAAAACGTCGCGGTAGTCGACACCCGGAACATCGGCCCGGGCCTCGAGTTGCCAGACGATGACATCGCCGGGGCTGCGGGTTTCAGTGGGCTGAGCATTCCAGGGAATCCGAAAATTCACGGGGATGGATGTACCGGTTGGTCCGGGGTACATCTGGCCGGGCGCCACGCTCGCTTCCGCGCGCCAGCGAATGTGTTCCCATGTCGATCGGTTGTCGCCCGACCCGCTGGTCACACGGTTGATGCACGAGAGCCGCAGTTGTATGCCATGGTCGGGCGCTTGCGGAATCCTCGCCTGGATCATGCCCTTCAACTCGCCGCCGATGACGCCAGGCACAGGAGTGATTTCAAAATAGGTTCGGCCAAAAGTGCGGTAGGCGATCGTCCAGCGAATCGCCCGTACTAGTAACAGCACGCCGATCAATGGAAAGAGAAGTCCAACATACGCGATCGGTTTCCGAGCCGCTTGCTGGGGAATGAAGATCAGCATCGGCAAGGAAATCGTGTTCCACAGGCCAGCAAAAATCCATGCGCCGATCATGCCGGAACGCATGCTGCCCTGGATTCGTCCTTGAACCCAGTCCTCGCGCCACAGCCACGGCTCGGACGGATGCTCGGCTTGTGCGCGCTGCTGCTTCTTGAGCAGCCTTCCGCCAAAGATCACGGCGTAGATCAACCCGAATCCAATACCGCAGAACACCAAACCAAAGGGCAGAAAAAGCCAGCTGTGCGAGCTGCCGCTGCCATCGAGCGTCTGACGCATCCCGGTGAAGAGGGCGAAGAGTCCGAAGGCGGCAAAGGGCAGCGCGAACAGGCAGAGAAATACGGTGCCGAGTTTGCTGGTGCGCTCCACTTTGCATTCATTGTCAGTGGGAACACCCGGACAAGGTAGAGGTGAAAGGTGCGGCAACCAAAGTAACGGGAAATGAACTGGCTTTAGCAGTGGTGAAGACGCGGGGGCAAGCTGCCCCCGCGACCGCGGGCGCTATTGGATCAGAATCTACTTTTTGTCGGCCTCGAGGGCCAGGCGGCATTCTTCGAGGGCTTCGTTGACGTGCTTGAGGGCGGCGACACGATGGCCTCCGAAATCATGGGCGGCATTCTCGAGACTCTTCTTGGCTTCTTTCAGGTGCGTCATTGCCATCGCGATCGCGGGATGCTCTTCCTTTTCTTTCTTC is a genomic window of Acidobacteriota bacterium containing:
- a CDS encoding LysR family transcriptional regulator, whose amino-acid sequence is MDVNLEIRHLKLLAAVAEEGSVTAAGKRLHLTQSALSHQLRDAEERLGTALFLRLGKRMALTAAGTMLVEAAHRILKDLKDAESQVLALNGESHGVIRLSTECYTCYHWLPPVLSSFHALYPNVEISIDMAATNRPAEELLAGNLDVAVMYCPPEHKNLQVAPLCDDELLVVMSPKHRLAARRRIQPQDLEGETLLCYPPRDESTLLLKVLQPAGVTPGRIMEIPLTEAIVEMVAAGAGVAFLAEWSVAPHLESKKIVGRTLGDLGFHRCWYAVTLRNRPEVAYMTEFLNLLTLNGAKYMDSMHVSAAAL